Proteins from a genomic interval of Lycium ferocissimum isolate CSIRO_LF1 chromosome 2, AGI_CSIRO_Lferr_CH_V1, whole genome shotgun sequence:
- the LOC132047149 gene encoding uncharacterized protein LOC132047149 isoform X2: MQTTGAESLSQNQQRRIDELEAQLNEAEGLIIDLRAELHDVHEQLNEVKNKHFHHLRPHGKEDLVCRNSNMPKSKLNNKLVDMSDITLCNYSKDNQNEPEIYQNGWCAVEMSLADESLRSGDDPSFPIEVTKVTEPSGRAGGAHSVPSSKKLDDLVGEDPLKGHASKQRPYTFRAKRRRKARYCKTKTSSCLLPVRRRSIRKRRVNYLTVSCPALLSHSSHSNQPMRPGQQCPSFSNSKSNTVECTVKSTKLGDEGGSAEGTGVQALSSDFNAENKICRNFVCADNDAHEDKGLIDVSVMVEEGDGKPLLNFGMLPVESVLGVAKESEGSKESPLQGNNKTHLKYTFSRKRKKDNLLNTNENPYPESSMKKRSSEIENIDPILQDSKSVKDSPLRSKQLVQVARQLISLSGRSWWQ, translated from the exons ATGCAGACAACCGGAGCTGAGAGTTTGTCTCAAAATCAGCAAAGAAGAATTGATGAATTAGAAGCTCAGCTTAATGAAGCCGAAGGGCTGATAATTGATCTTAGAGCAGAATTACATGATGTGCATGAGCAGTTGAATGAGGTGAAGAATAAGCATTTCCATCACCTAAGACCACATGGAAAAGAGGATTTGGTTTGTCGCAATAGTAACATGCCCAAGTCAAAGCTAAATAACAAATTAGTTGACATGTCAGACATAACATTGTGCAATTACTCAAAGGACAATCAAAATGAGCCAGAGATTTATCAAAATGGATGGTGTGCAGTGGAGATGAGCTTAGCAGATGAGAGTTTGCGTTCTGGAGATGATCCAAGTTTTCCAATTGAAGTTACAAAGGTCACTGAACCAAGTGGACGAGCTGGTGGAGCACACAGTGTGCCATCTTCTAAGAAATTAGACGATTTAGTTGGCGAGGATCCACTTAAAGGCCATGCCTCTAAGCAGCGTCCCTATACTTTCAGAGCAAAAAGGCGAAGAAAGGCTCGATACTGCAAAACCAAAACTAGCTCTTGCTTATTGCCTGTTCGTCGTAGAAGCATTAGGAAAAGACGCGTCAATTACCTGACTGTTAGTTGTCCTGCATTATTGTCACACAGCTCCCATTCTAATCAGCCAATGAGACCTGGTCAGCAATGTCCATCTTTTTCTAATAGCAAGTCCAATACAGTAGAATGTACCGTGAAATCAACTAAATTAGGAGATGAAGGTGGTAGTGCAGAGGGTACTGGTGTTCAAGCGTTATCCTCGGATTTCAATGCAGAAAACAAGATATGTAGGAATTTTGTATGTGCAGATAATGATGCACATGAGGACAAAGGGTTGATAGATGTTTCAGTGATGGTAGAGGAGGGTGATGGTAAACCACTGCTTAACTTTGGCATGTTACCAGTTGAATCTGTCCTTGGAGTCGCCAAAGAATCTGAAGGAAGTAAGGAATCACCTCTTCAAGGTAACAATAAGACGCATCTCAAGTATACGTTCAGCAGGAAACGTAAGAAGGATAACTTGTTAAACACTAATGAGAACCCTTATCCAGAAAGCTCAATGAAGAAAAGGTCTTCAGAGATAGAAAACATTGATCCAATATTGCAGGATTCAAAGTCAGTAAAAGATTCGCCTTTAAGAAGTAAACAGTTGGTGCAGGTTGCTCGTCAG CTTATCTCTCTGTCTGGAAGAAGCTGGTGGCAGTAG
- the LOC132048382 gene encoding uncharacterized protein LOC132048382 — protein sequence MVMVVSMEDTKKQDKLQAVWFAAGVAALMACLERAILVSFVEQWRVIAFIALNLLLLAILFTSRTTPTTPIVETSQESISSNTTESKFEEREVKECKKHLVPCVEEVSEEAITKDVKEEYTTDKRENREEELHDSMDEPQQISMEELNERAEAFITMFRQHLISDAKAYSYSKSCRIRTPISLKGGDKIFSKHRPIY from the exons ATGGTGATGGTTGTATCAATGGAGGATACAAAGAAACAAGATAAATTACAAGCAGTATGGTTTGCTGCTGGTGTGGCTGCTTTAATGGCATGTTTAGAACGTGCAATATTAGTTTCCTTTGTAGAACAGTGGCGAGTTATAGCGTTTATTGCTCTTAATCTCTTACTTTTAGCAATTCTTTTCACATCTAGAACTACTCCAACAACTCCAATAGTTGAAACAAGCCAAGAAAGCATCAGCAGCAACACTACTGAATCCAAGTTTGAG GAAAGGGAGGTGAAAGAATGCAAGAAACATTTGGTGCCTTGTGTAGAAGAAGTATCAGAAGAAGCAATCACAAAGGATGTCAAAGAAGAATATACAACAGACAAGAGGGAAAATAGAGAAGAAGAATTACATGATTCAATGGATGAGCCTCAGCAGATTTCAATGGAAGAATTGAATGAAAGAGCAGAGGCATTTATAACAATGTTCAGACAACATTTAATATCTGATGCAAAGGCTTATAGTTATAGCAAAAGCTGCAGAATTCGAACTCCAATTTCACTCAAAGGAGGTGACAAAATCTTTTCAAAACATAGACCCATTTATTAA